The following coding sequences lie in one Micromonospora sp. R77 genomic window:
- a CDS encoding prolyl oligopeptidase family protein has protein sequence MSDEGDDPYLWLEDLDGGDAAGWVRERNAATVAAVTGGEGFAGLRAEIRQVLDADDRIPYPGWRGDGFWYNFWTDAAHPRGIWRRTTLEQYRRPEPEWDVLLDVDALAAAEGENWVWQTVTVLRPGYRRALVSLSRGGADAVVVREFDLDRRAFVEDGFTLPEAKTDVCWIDVDHIFVGTDFGPGSLTTSGYPRVVRRWRRGTPLTAAEIVYEGQADDVAVYASHDPTPGFERDFVGRSLDFYRTENHLLTGAGERIRLAVPEDAGWDAHREWLLIRLRSPWTVDGVTHPAGALLAASFDDFLAGGRELTVLFRPDERTALSGHVWTRNKLILATLADVKSKLEVLTPGGAEWHREPLAGVPEFDHSEVIETDPDHDDAYLLSSEGFLEPATLRLGQIGGEVETLKRQPAFFEADGLAVRQFFATSADGTRVPYFVAGEPGATGPTLLNGYGGYEISLTPHYSGVIGRGWLARGGTYVVANIRGGGEYGPRWHRAALRENRPRAYEDFAAVAADLVTRGITTPERLGIEGGSNGGLLMGVMLTRYPALFGAVVAHVPVLDMRRYHRLLAGASWMAEYGDPDRPEDWAFLREYSPYHNVRGGEAYPPVLLVTSTRDDRVHPAHARKMAARLREHGHDVSYYENLEGGHGAAANNEQRAFVWALTLEFLWQKLAQAGALPRQVAPDATERAGRST, from the coding sequence GTGAGCGACGAGGGTGACGACCCGTACCTGTGGCTGGAGGACCTGGACGGTGGCGACGCCGCCGGGTGGGTGCGGGAGCGCAACGCGGCGACCGTCGCGGCGGTGACCGGCGGCGAGGGTTTCGCCGGCCTGCGCGCGGAGATCCGGCAGGTGCTCGACGCCGACGACCGGATTCCCTATCCGGGCTGGCGCGGGGACGGCTTCTGGTACAACTTCTGGACCGACGCGGCCCACCCGCGCGGCATCTGGCGACGGACCACCCTGGAGCAGTACCGGCGGCCGGAGCCCGAGTGGGACGTGCTGCTCGACGTGGACGCCCTCGCCGCCGCCGAGGGCGAGAACTGGGTCTGGCAGACGGTGACCGTGCTGCGCCCCGGCTACCGCCGGGCCCTGGTCAGCCTCTCCCGGGGCGGGGCCGACGCCGTCGTGGTGCGGGAGTTCGACCTGGACCGCCGCGCCTTCGTCGAGGACGGCTTCACGCTGCCCGAGGCGAAGACCGACGTCTGCTGGATCGACGTCGACCACATCTTCGTCGGCACCGACTTCGGGCCCGGCTCGCTCACCACGTCCGGCTATCCGCGCGTGGTCAGGCGCTGGCGGCGCGGCACCCCCCTGACGGCGGCCGAGATCGTGTACGAGGGGCAGGCGGACGACGTCGCCGTCTACGCCTCGCACGACCCGACGCCCGGGTTCGAGCGCGACTTCGTGGGCCGCAGCCTCGACTTCTACCGGACCGAGAACCACCTGCTGACCGGGGCGGGGGAGCGGATCCGGCTCGCCGTCCCCGAGGACGCCGGGTGGGACGCGCACCGGGAGTGGCTGCTGATCCGGCTGCGTTCCCCGTGGACGGTCGACGGGGTGACCCATCCGGCGGGCGCGCTGCTGGCGGCCAGCTTCGACGACTTCCTCGCCGGTGGACGGGAGTTGACGGTGCTGTTCCGCCCTGACGAGCGGACGGCCCTGAGCGGGCACGTCTGGACCCGGAACAAGCTGATCCTCGCCACCCTCGCCGACGTGAAGAGCAAGCTGGAGGTGCTGACCCCGGGCGGGGCCGAGTGGCACCGGGAGCCGCTGGCCGGGGTACCCGAGTTCGACCACAGCGAGGTCATCGAGACCGACCCGGACCACGACGACGCGTACCTGCTCAGCTCCGAGGGTTTCCTGGAACCGGCGACGCTGCGGCTCGGGCAGATCGGCGGCGAGGTCGAGACGCTCAAGCGGCAGCCGGCGTTCTTCGAGGCCGACGGCCTGGCCGTACGCCAGTTCTTCGCCACCTCCGCCGACGGCACCCGGGTGCCGTACTTCGTGGCGGGGGAGCCCGGCGCGACCGGGCCGACCCTGCTGAACGGGTACGGCGGCTACGAGATCTCGCTGACCCCGCACTACAGCGGGGTCATCGGCCGGGGCTGGCTGGCCCGCGGTGGCACGTACGTGGTGGCGAACATCCGGGGCGGCGGCGAGTACGGCCCCCGGTGGCACCGCGCCGCGCTGCGGGAGAACCGACCCCGGGCGTACGAGGACTTCGCGGCGGTCGCCGCCGACCTGGTGACCCGCGGCATCACCACGCCCGAGCGGCTGGGCATCGAGGGCGGCAGCAACGGCGGGCTGCTGATGGGAGTGATGCTCACCCGCTACCCGGCGCTCTTCGGCGCGGTCGTGGCGCACGTGCCCGTGCTGGACATGCGGCGCTACCATCGGCTGCTGGCCGGCGCCTCCTGGATGGCCGAGTACGGCGACCCCGACCGGCCGGAGGACTGGGCCTTCCTGCGGGAGTACTCGCCGTACCACAACGTGCGCGGTGGGGAGGCGTACCCGCCGGTCCTGCTGGTCACCTCGACCCGCGACGACCGGGTGCACCCGGCGCACGCCCGGAAGATGGCGGCCCGACTGCGCGAGCACGGCCACGACGTGTCGTACTACGAGAACCTCGAGGGTGGTCACGGCGCGGCGGCCAACAACGAGCAGCGCGCCTTCGTCTGGGCGCTCACGCTGGAGTTCCTGTGGCAGAAGCTGGCACAGGCCGGCGCCCTGCCGCGCCAGGTTGCGCCGGACGCGACCGAGCGGGCCGGCCGCAGCACCTGA
- a CDS encoding response regulator transcription factor — protein MSGEPIRVAVVDDHPVFRLGMTALLASTPGLVVVGEAADADGALRVAALHRPDVIIMDLHLGGRSGVEATREIVAGHPGIGVLVVTMLDDDDWVFAALRAGARGYLLKGAAPAEVERAVRAVANGEVLLGPLIASRAVSFLSGARGLGATPFPELTDREREVLDLVAQGLSNLVIARRLTLSPKTVRNHLSNVLTKLQVADRSQAIVRAREAGLGQP, from the coding sequence GTGAGCGGCGAGCCGATCCGGGTGGCGGTGGTCGACGACCATCCGGTGTTCCGGCTGGGCATGACCGCGCTGCTCGCCTCCACCCCCGGCCTGGTGGTGGTCGGTGAGGCGGCCGACGCGGACGGCGCGCTGCGGGTGGCCGCCCTGCACCGGCCGGACGTGATCATCATGGATCTGCACTTGGGCGGACGCTCCGGCGTCGAGGCGACCCGGGAGATCGTCGCCGGGCACCCGGGGATCGGGGTGCTGGTGGTGACCATGCTGGACGACGACGACTGGGTGTTCGCGGCGCTGCGGGCCGGCGCGCGCGGCTATCTGCTCAAGGGCGCCGCGCCGGCCGAGGTGGAACGGGCGGTGCGCGCGGTCGCCAACGGTGAGGTGCTGCTCGGCCCGCTGATCGCCAGCCGGGCGGTGAGCTTCCTGTCCGGTGCGCGGGGGCTCGGGGCGACGCCCTTCCCCGAGCTGACCGACCGCGAGCGGGAGGTGCTGGACCTGGTCGCGCAGGGGTTGAGCAACCTGGTGATCGCCCGCCGGTTGACGTTGAGCCCGAAGACGGTCCGCAACCACCTGTCCAACGTGCTCACCAAGCTCCAGGTCGCCGACCGGAGCCAGGCCATCGTCCGGGCCCGGGAGGCGGGCCTCGGCCAGCCCTGA
- a CDS encoding PIN domain nuclease: MSRERYLLDKSALARWPKPTVAPVLDELSDRGLLAVCGAVEVEVIHSARTAKNAQRARWLLRGFDWLAMPDDIWDRAIDVQVQALHKGNHRALSMADLLIAATAERHGVTVLHYDGDYDMITAITGQPTTWVVPAGTAD; encoded by the coding sequence GTGAGCCGGGAGCGTTACCTGCTCGACAAGTCGGCACTCGCCCGCTGGCCGAAGCCGACCGTCGCGCCGGTCCTCGACGAACTGTCCGACCGTGGCCTGCTGGCGGTCTGCGGCGCGGTCGAGGTCGAGGTGATCCACAGCGCCCGGACGGCGAAAAACGCCCAGCGCGCCCGCTGGCTGTTACGCGGCTTCGACTGGTTGGCGATGCCCGACGACATCTGGGATCGGGCCATCGACGTCCAGGTGCAGGCTCTGCACAAGGGCAACCATCGCGCCCTGTCCATGGCTGACCTGCTGATCGCCGCGACAGCCGAGCGGCACGGGGTCACGGTGCTGCACTACGACGGCGACTACGACATGATCACTGCGATCACCGGTCAGCCCACCACCTGGGTCGTCCCCGCCGGTACCGCTGACTGA
- a CDS encoding sensor histidine kinase, with protein sequence MALGLQAARNLLTVDPEAAGQLLDRLRAETDQRVEHVRDLARGLLPPVLGERGLAPALHELAHRYATSGLAVEVAAVPLALPEPVATALYGIVSEAVRNAQRHSGAVTCRVSVDRGPEGLVVRVVDDGRGVPAGTPAGVGMQSMRERAEGIGGGCLVGPGADGGTAVVVRVPADRLPPDPLPEVPVASTVPAPAGSVGVGS encoded by the coding sequence GTGGCGCTCGGCCTCCAAGCGGCCCGTAACCTGCTGACCGTGGACCCCGAGGCGGCCGGGCAGCTGTTGGACCGGCTGCGGGCGGAGACCGACCAGCGGGTCGAGCACGTCCGGGACCTGGCGCGGGGCCTGCTCCCGCCGGTGCTCGGCGAGCGCGGCCTGGCCCCGGCGCTGCACGAGCTGGCCCACCGCTACGCCACCTCCGGGCTGGCCGTCGAGGTGGCGGCGGTACCGCTGGCGCTGCCCGAACCGGTCGCCACGGCGCTCTACGGCATCGTCTCCGAGGCGGTACGCAACGCGCAGCGGCACTCCGGCGCGGTGACCTGCCGGGTGAGCGTGGACCGGGGCCCGGAGGGTCTCGTCGTACGGGTGGTGGACGACGGTCGAGGAGTGCCGGCGGGAACCCCCGCCGGGGTGGGGATGCAGTCGATGCGGGAACGGGCCGAGGGGATCGGCGGGGGGTGCCTGGTCGGGCCCGGTGCGGACGGCGGCACGGCGGTCGTCGTCCGGGTGCCCGCGGACCGGCTGCCGCCCGACCCGCTGCCGGAAGTGCCTGTGGCGTCGACCGTGCCGGCGCCGGCCGGGTCGGTGGGGGTGGGGTCGTGA
- a CDS encoding SRPBCC family protein yields the protein MDRDSFRPGPLAEVTTEPGWDLVFVRDLRHPPEKVWAALTEPDQLARWAPFLAGRDLGTPGDTTLNTVDGDRTSDQPATVRHAARPTLLEYTWGDALLRWELAPAGDGTRLTLRQRIGDPGLAPMVAAGWHLCLDVADHLLAGHPVGPIRGAEAKEFGWAELRDAYAERLDREPPAR from the coding sequence ATGGACCGCGACAGTTTCCGCCCCGGCCCGCTCGCCGAGGTCACCACCGAGCCGGGCTGGGACCTGGTCTTCGTCCGCGACCTGCGGCACCCGCCGGAGAAGGTGTGGGCGGCGCTGACCGAGCCGGACCAGCTGGCCCGGTGGGCTCCCTTCCTCGCCGGCCGCGACCTCGGCACGCCGGGCGACACCACGCTCAACACCGTCGACGGCGACCGGACCTCCGACCAGCCGGCGACCGTACGCCACGCCGCACGGCCGACGCTGCTGGAGTACACCTGGGGCGACGCCCTGCTGCGCTGGGAACTCGCCCCGGCGGGCGACGGCACCCGGCTGACCCTGCGGCAGCGGATCGGCGATCCGGGTCTCGCCCCGATGGTGGCCGCCGGCTGGCACCTCTGCCTCGACGTCGCCGACCACCTGCTCGCCGGCCACCCGGTCGGCCCGATCCGGGGCGCCGAGGCGAAGGAGTTCGGCTGGGCCGAGCTGCGCGACGCGTACGCCGAACGCCTGGACCGAGAGCCGCCCGCGCGCTGA
- a CDS encoding FAD-binding protein — MTDTPAARNWAGNIHYAARRRHAPTGVDELRRLVAGSDRVRAVGTGHSFNRLGDTTGDLVSVAALPPVVELDPDRGTVTVAAGLRYGDVATRLHTQGYALAALASLPHISVAGAVATGTHGSGDATGNLATAVAGLELVTADGELLTVDRTDDRFAGMVVSLGALGVVTRVTLDVVPTFDIRQYVRLDLDRADLDAAFASAYSVSAFTDWRSGRIREVWRKQRAEQAPPPADWLGTTPAHGPCHPVAGMPAENCTAQLGEPGPWHERLPHFRLGFTPSSGDELQSEYHLPREVAGEALAALDPVADRIAAVLQVCELRTVAADGLWLSPNHGRDSLAVHFTWIGDGAAVAPVVAEVEQRLAPYAPRPHWGKVFGLDPAAVAAAYPRHGDFLALLRDLDPVGKFRTAELDRYFPR, encoded by the coding sequence GTGACCGACACCCCCGCCGCCCGGAACTGGGCCGGCAACATCCACTACGCCGCCCGCCGTCGGCACGCCCCGACAGGCGTCGACGAGCTGCGCCGGCTCGTCGCCGGCAGCGACCGGGTCCGGGCCGTCGGCACCGGGCACTCCTTCAACCGGCTCGGCGACACCACCGGCGACCTGGTCTCCGTCGCCGCGCTGCCGCCCGTGGTGGAGCTGGACCCCGACCGAGGCACGGTCACCGTCGCCGCCGGGCTGCGCTACGGCGACGTCGCCACCCGCCTGCACACCCAGGGGTACGCGCTGGCCGCCCTCGCCTCGCTGCCGCACATCTCGGTGGCCGGCGCGGTCGCCACCGGCACCCACGGCTCGGGCGACGCCACCGGCAACCTGGCCACCGCCGTCGCCGGCCTGGAACTGGTCACCGCCGACGGCGAGCTGCTGACCGTGGACCGGACCGACGACCGGTTCGCCGGGATGGTGGTGAGCCTCGGCGCGCTGGGCGTGGTGACCCGGGTCACCCTCGACGTGGTGCCGACCTTCGACATCCGGCAGTACGTCCGGCTCGACCTCGACCGGGCCGACCTCGACGCGGCCTTCGCCTCGGCGTACAGCGTCAGCGCCTTCACCGACTGGCGGTCCGGGCGGATCCGGGAGGTGTGGCGCAAGCAGCGCGCCGAGCAGGCCCCGCCCCCGGCCGACTGGCTCGGCACCACCCCCGCCCACGGTCCCTGCCACCCGGTGGCCGGGATGCCGGCGGAGAACTGCACCGCGCAGCTCGGTGAGCCCGGGCCGTGGCACGAGCGGCTGCCGCACTTCCGGCTCGGCTTCACCCCGAGCAGCGGCGACGAACTCCAGTCGGAATACCACCTGCCCCGGGAGGTGGCGGGCGAGGCACTGGCCGCCCTGGACCCGGTGGCCGACCGGATCGCGGCGGTGCTCCAGGTCTGCGAGCTGCGTACGGTCGCCGCCGACGGGCTGTGGCTGAGCCCCAACCACGGGCGGGACAGCCTGGCCGTCCACTTCACCTGGATCGGCGACGGCGCGGCGGTGGCCCCGGTCGTCGCCGAGGTGGAGCAGCGCCTCGCCCCGTACGCCCCGCGCCCGCACTGGGGCAAGGTCTTCGGGCTGGACCCGGCGGCGGTGGCCGCCGCGTACCCCCGGCACGGCGACTTCCTGGCGCTGCTGCGCGACCTCGACCCGGTGGGGAAGTTCCGCACCGCGGAGCTGGACCGCTACTTCCCCCGCTGA
- a CDS encoding acyl-CoA dehydrogenase family protein → MDDQHRTDLLHAVRELTPELTARAAEIERARDLPADLLDRLRAAGCFRMFVPRSHGGYEADLRTGLTVLETLARADGATGWTVMIGAETPHLLAMLSRERFDKIYAAGPDVVVAGGFAPQGRAELADGGYQVSGRWAFASGSRHADWIFGNCLLTWDGQPLPGSAGRPPETRSMLFPADRVTVPDTWHALGLRGTGSHDVLIEPTFCPAEESFDLFAGTPCVPGPGFVAPLVQFVLHLGAVAVGIAQGALDDLTALLGDGRQRLYARQPLADSPAFRIQLGRADLDVRAARALVHALADELWAACADDPAAVARLHPTISASLPRVTELAVAAVDTCYRAAGGGAARDDSPVQRRFRDIHTFAQHAAAAEGWLGNNGAALLGRPVELAY, encoded by the coding sequence ATGGACGACCAGCACCGCACCGACCTGCTCCACGCCGTACGCGAACTCACGCCGGAGCTGACCGCGCGGGCCGCGGAGATCGAGCGGGCCCGGGACCTGCCGGCCGACCTGCTCGACCGGCTCCGCGCGGCCGGCTGCTTCCGGATGTTCGTCCCGCGCAGCCACGGCGGGTACGAGGCGGACCTGCGCACCGGCCTGACCGTGCTGGAGACCCTCGCCCGGGCCGACGGCGCGACCGGCTGGACGGTGATGATCGGCGCGGAGACCCCGCACCTGCTGGCGATGCTCTCCCGGGAACGCTTCGACAAGATCTACGCCGCCGGGCCGGACGTCGTGGTGGCCGGCGGCTTCGCCCCGCAGGGGCGGGCGGAACTGGCCGACGGCGGCTACCAGGTCAGCGGCCGGTGGGCCTTCGCCAGCGGTTCCCGGCACGCCGACTGGATCTTCGGCAACTGCCTGCTCACCTGGGACGGCCAGCCGTTGCCCGGGTCCGCCGGCCGGCCGCCGGAGACCCGCTCGATGCTCTTCCCGGCCGACCGGGTGACCGTGCCGGACACCTGGCACGCGCTCGGCCTGCGCGGCACCGGCAGCCACGACGTGCTGATCGAGCCGACGTTCTGCCCGGCCGAGGAGAGCTTCGACCTGTTCGCCGGCACGCCGTGCGTCCCCGGCCCCGGGTTCGTCGCGCCGCTGGTGCAGTTCGTGCTGCACCTCGGAGCGGTCGCGGTCGGCATCGCGCAGGGCGCGCTGGACGACCTGACCGCCCTGCTCGGCGACGGGCGCCAGCGCCTGTACGCCCGGCAGCCGCTGGCCGACTCGCCCGCGTTCCGGATCCAGCTCGGCCGAGCCGACCTCGACGTCCGGGCCGCCCGGGCCCTGGTGCACGCCCTCGCCGACGAGCTCTGGGCGGCCTGCGCGGACGACCCGGCGGCGGTCGCCCGGCTGCACCCCACCATCTCCGCGTCGCTGCCCCGGGTGACCGAACTGGCCGTCGCCGCCGTCGACACCTGCTACCGGGCGGCCGGCGGCGGCGCGGCCCGCGACGACTCGCCCGTCCAGCGCCGGTTCCGGG
- a CDS encoding LLM class F420-dependent oxidoreductase, giving the protein MELRIFTEPQQGASYDQLLAVARCAEDAGYGAFFRSDHYLKMGSVSGDPGPTDAWTTLAGLARDTSRIRLGTLMTAATFRLPGPLAITVAQVDQMSGGRVELGIGTGWYAEEHSAYGIPFPALGERFDRLEEQLAVITGLWETPVGQTFDFAGTYYPVSDSPALPKPVQQPRPPILLGGMGPKRTPRLAARWADEFNLPFASVADSAAQFERVKAACAEAGRDPSGLVWSNALVLCAGRDEAEIARRAAAIGREPAELRENGLAGTPAEIVDKLGRYAAIGSGRVYLQVLDLADLDHVELVAAEVMPQL; this is encoded by the coding sequence ATGGAACTGCGGATCTTCACCGAACCTCAGCAGGGCGCGAGCTACGACCAGCTGCTCGCCGTGGCCCGCTGCGCCGAGGACGCCGGTTACGGCGCGTTCTTCCGGTCCGACCACTACCTGAAGATGGGCTCGGTGAGCGGCGACCCGGGGCCGACCGACGCCTGGACCACCCTCGCCGGCCTGGCCCGGGACACCTCCCGGATCCGGCTGGGCACCCTGATGACCGCGGCCACCTTCCGGCTGCCCGGCCCGCTCGCGATCACCGTCGCGCAGGTCGACCAGATGAGCGGGGGCCGGGTCGAGCTGGGCATCGGCACCGGTTGGTACGCGGAGGAGCACAGCGCGTACGGGATCCCGTTCCCGGCACTGGGGGAGCGCTTCGACCGGCTGGAGGAGCAGCTCGCCGTCATCACCGGGCTCTGGGAGACGCCGGTCGGCCAGACGTTCGACTTCGCCGGGACGTACTACCCGGTCAGCGACTCGCCCGCGCTGCCCAAGCCGGTCCAGCAGCCCCGGCCGCCGATCCTGCTCGGCGGCATGGGCCCGAAGCGGACCCCGCGACTGGCCGCCCGCTGGGCCGACGAGTTCAACCTGCCGTTCGCCTCGGTGGCGGACTCCGCGGCACAGTTCGAGCGGGTGAAGGCCGCCTGCGCCGAGGCCGGCCGGGACCCGTCCGGGCTGGTCTGGTCCAACGCGCTGGTGCTCTGCGCCGGCCGCGACGAGGCGGAGATCGCCCGGCGGGCCGCCGCGATCGGCCGGGAGCCGGCCGAGCTACGGGAGAACGGCCTGGCCGGCACGCCCGCCGAGATCGTCGACAAGCTCGGCCGGTACGCCGCCATCGGCAGCGGACGGGTCTATCTCCAGGTGCTCGACCTGGCCGACCTGGACCACGTCGAACTGGTCGCCGCCGAGGTCATGCCCCAGCTCTAG
- a CDS encoding site-2 protease family protein produces the protein MRASFRLGRIAGVPVGVNWSVLVIFLLIAWALAANQFPRAYPDRPTWAYVLAGLAAAVVFFLGLLAHEVAHAVVAKRNGIGVEGITLWLFGGVSELKGEARDPGAELRIAGIGPLVSLIIGFFFGGIAVLLTLAGVHGLLLGSLAWLAGINILLAVFNVLPAAPLDGGRLLRAAVWKATGDRTKASVVAARAGWVLGALLIGLGLWQFIAGAGVGGLWLALIGWFLIGAAGMEERQARMGSALRGVRVADVMTPQPQTASGEMTVADFVDHYLFAYRHSALPLTDEGRPVGLVTLDRVRGIPADRRPSTTLAEVSCRAEELVLARPDESLNELLPRLSECADGRALVVVDQRLVGIVSPSDISRAVQRGSLRDQLATDRH, from the coding sequence ATGAGGGCGAGCTTCCGGCTTGGCCGGATCGCGGGCGTACCGGTCGGGGTCAATTGGAGTGTCCTGGTCATCTTCCTGCTGATCGCCTGGGCGCTCGCCGCCAACCAGTTCCCCCGCGCCTACCCTGACCGGCCCACCTGGGCGTACGTGCTGGCCGGGCTGGCCGCCGCGGTGGTCTTCTTCCTCGGCCTGCTGGCCCACGAGGTGGCCCACGCGGTGGTCGCGAAGCGCAACGGCATCGGCGTCGAGGGGATCACGCTCTGGCTCTTCGGCGGTGTCTCCGAGCTGAAGGGCGAGGCCCGCGACCCGGGCGCGGAGCTGCGCATCGCCGGGATCGGGCCGCTGGTCAGCCTGATCATCGGGTTCTTCTTCGGCGGCATCGCGGTGCTGCTCACCCTGGCCGGCGTGCACGGGCTGCTGCTGGGCTCGCTGGCCTGGCTGGCCGGCATCAACATCCTGCTCGCGGTCTTCAACGTCCTGCCCGCCGCCCCGCTGGACGGCGGGCGGCTGCTGCGCGCCGCCGTGTGGAAGGCGACCGGTGACCGGACGAAGGCGTCGGTGGTGGCGGCCCGGGCCGGCTGGGTGCTCGGCGCGCTGCTGATCGGGCTGGGACTGTGGCAGTTCATCGCCGGGGCCGGGGTGGGCGGGCTGTGGCTGGCGCTGATCGGCTGGTTCCTGATCGGCGCGGCCGGCATGGAGGAGCGGCAGGCGCGGATGGGCAGCGCGCTGCGCGGCGTACGGGTCGCCGACGTGATGACCCCGCAGCCGCAGACCGCCTCCGGCGAGATGACCGTGGCGGACTTCGTCGACCACTACCTCTTCGCGTACCGGCACTCGGCGTTGCCGCTGACCGACGAGGGGCGGCCGGTCGGCCTGGTCACCCTGGACCGGGTGCGGGGCATCCCCGCCGACCGGCGGCCGTCGACCACCCTGGCGGAGGTCTCGTGCCGGGCCGAGGAGCTGGTGCTGGCCCGGCCCGACGAGTCGCTGAACGAGCTGCTGCCCCGGCTCAGCGAGTGCGCGGACGGCCGGGCGCTGGTGGTGGTCGACCAGCGGCTGGTCGGCATCGTGTCGCCGAGCGACATCAGCCGGGCGGTGCAGCGCGGCAGCCTCCGCGACCAGCTGGCCACCGACCGGCACTGA
- a CDS encoding type II toxin-antitoxin system VapB family antitoxin, whose protein sequence is MSRTILDVDDELLAEAAKIFGTTTKKATVNAALQAAVNREKRREFADWLKSGGLPDLTDPAEAAESDAA, encoded by the coding sequence GTGTCCCGGACCATCCTCGACGTCGATGACGAACTGCTCGCCGAGGCCGCGAAGATCTTCGGCACCACAACGAAGAAGGCCACCGTCAACGCCGCTCTCCAAGCCGCCGTCAACCGGGAGAAGCGGCGGGAGTTCGCCGACTGGCTCAAGAGCGGCGGCCTGCCCGACCTGACCGATCCGGCCGAGGCGGCGGAGTCGGACGCCGCGTGA
- a CDS encoding helix-turn-helix transcriptional regulator translates to MSVDAFTVLAEPTRRRILERLRRAESSVGELVDALGMSQPAVSKHLKVLREAGFVTCRTAAQQRIYRLDVRPLRAVDDWLGPYRRLWTDHLDALERHLDSQE, encoded by the coding sequence GTGTCCGTCGACGCCTTCACCGTGCTGGCCGAGCCGACCCGGCGCCGCATCCTGGAGCGGCTGCGCCGCGCCGAGAGCAGCGTCGGCGAGCTGGTCGACGCGCTGGGGATGAGCCAGCCGGCTGTCTCCAAGCACCTCAAGGTGCTCCGCGAGGCCGGCTTCGTCACCTGCCGCACCGCCGCCCAGCAGCGCATCTATCGCCTCGACGTCCGCCCGTTGCGGGCCGTCGACGACTGGCTCGGACCGTACCGTCGGCTCTGGACCGACCACCTCGACGCCCTGGAGCGCCATCTCGACAGTCAGGAGTGA